One genomic window of Ruficoccus amylovorans includes the following:
- a CDS encoding glycine--tRNA ligase — translation MATDNASTPTMDTLIALCKRRGFVFPSSDIYGGYNGFFDFGPLGVEVKNNIKQAWWKDFVHRRDDIVGLDSTIIMHPKIWVASGHVGGFSDPMVDCKETKLRYRADQLFFQEFTFTPDGEGDAMNHFVVVVEADDMNTALAERASKVARLLGKQAEGKVRAAPADGAAVIEFTESTAEQREAAFGPDATTAGTLTEPRDFNLMFETKVGPLADKSATAYLRPETAQGIFANYRNIVDTGRVKVPFGIAQVGKAFRNEITPRNFLFRSREFEQMEIEYFIQPDADWKTLHREWIDKCIDWLVSIGLPREGIGEDVHPAHKLSHYSKGTTDLTFRFPHGVQELWGIACRGDFDLTQHQEHSGKSMEYFDEQQKQKYIPHVIEPSLGVDRTFLAVLAAAYCEDEIPNDKGTPEKRSVMKFHPRIAPYKVAVFPLVKNKPELVEHARKLYERLQNRWNVFWDVSGAIGRRYRRQDEIGTPFCVTVDFDTIEQGTGVTVRDRDTTQQIRLSEDELFNYLSEKIDG, via the coding sequence ATGGCCACCGATAACGCCTCCACCCCCACGATGGACACCCTGATCGCCCTGTGCAAACGGCGCGGTTTCGTTTTCCCGTCTTCGGACATCTACGGCGGCTACAACGGCTTTTTCGACTTCGGGCCGCTCGGCGTCGAGGTGAAGAACAACATCAAGCAGGCCTGGTGGAAGGACTTCGTCCACCGCCGCGACGACATCGTCGGCCTCGACTCCACCATCATCATGCACCCGAAGATCTGGGTCGCCTCCGGCCACGTCGGCGGCTTCTCCGACCCGATGGTGGACTGTAAGGAGACCAAGCTGCGCTACCGTGCCGACCAGCTCTTTTTCCAGGAGTTCACCTTCACGCCCGACGGGGAGGGTGACGCCATGAACCACTTCGTCGTCGTAGTGGAAGCCGACGACATGAACACCGCCCTGGCCGAGCGCGCCTCCAAGGTCGCCCGCCTCCTGGGCAAGCAGGCCGAGGGCAAGGTCCGGGCCGCCCCTGCCGACGGTGCCGCCGTGATCGAGTTCACCGAGTCCACCGCCGAGCAGCGCGAAGCCGCCTTCGGCCCCGACGCGACCACCGCCGGCACCCTGACCGAGCCGCGCGACTTTAACCTCATGTTCGAGACGAAGGTCGGCCCGCTGGCAGACAAGTCCGCCACCGCCTACCTGCGCCCCGAAACCGCTCAGGGGATTTTTGCCAATTACCGCAACATCGTGGACACGGGCCGGGTCAAGGTGCCCTTCGGCATCGCCCAGGTCGGCAAGGCCTTCCGCAACGAGATCACCCCGCGCAACTTCCTCTTCCGCTCGCGTGAATTCGAGCAGATGGAGATCGAATACTTCATCCAGCCCGACGCCGACTGGAAGACTCTCCACCGCGAGTGGATTGACAAGTGCATTGACTGGCTCGTCTCCATCGGCCTGCCCCGCGAGGGCATCGGCGAGGATGTCCACCCCGCCCACAAGCTTTCCCACTACTCCAAGGGCACGACCGACCTGACCTTCCGCTTCCCGCACGGGGTGCAGGAGCTGTGGGGCATCGCCTGCCGCGGCGACTTCGACCTGACCCAGCATCAGGAGCACTCCGGCAAGTCGATGGAGTACTTCGACGAGCAGCAGAAACAGAAGTACATCCCGCACGTGATCGAGCCTTCGCTCGGCGTGGACCGGACCTTCCTGGCCGTGCTCGCGGCCGCCTACTGCGAGGACGAGATCCCCAACGACAAGGGCACGCCCGAAAAGCGCAGCGTGATGAAGTTCCATCCGCGCATCGCCCCCTACAAGGTCGCCGTCTTCCCGCTGGTCAAGAACAAGCCCGAGCTGGTCGAGCACGCCCGCAAACTCTACGAGCGCCTGCAAAACCGCTGGAATGTCTTCTGGGACGTGTCCGGGGCCATCGGCCGCCGCTACCGCCGCCAGGACGAGATCGGCACGCCCTTCTGCGTCACGGTGGACTTCGATACCATCGAGCAGGGCACCGGCGTCACCGTCCGCGACCGCGACACCACCCAGCAGATCCGCCTCTCCGAAGACGAGTTGTTCAACTACCTCTCCGAGAAGATCGACGGGTAA